TGGTGGCGGCGGTGTCCACAAAGGCCGTCACGGTGGGCACGGGCGCCGTGTCGGTCACGCCCAACGCCTGCGGCATGGCCGGGGCCACGGGCTCATCGCCCCCACCCCCGCCACAGGCAGACAAGGCCAGCAGCGCGGCGATGGAGGTCAGGCGCAAACGCGCACCGGGCTGGGAAGCTACGGGGAGAAAACGGGCGAAGGGCATGGGCGATCCGAGCGGCAAAACGTAAAGCGCTGGATGCTAGGCACGGCCTGTGAAAGCTGCGTGACACCGCGCATGCCCTCGCTCGCAAGCCGCCAATGCACTATGAATTTAATAGCTGTCAGCGCTTTATTGATGGGCGCTGACAGCCAAAATGGTGTAAATCACCTCGGCCACAACACCCACAGCCGCAGGTTCTGCTTGAGCCGCCCGGCAATGTCCCCGGCCTCCGGGCCCCAGCCGGTGAAGTAGTCCGCCCGCACCGCGCCCAGGATGGCGCTGCCCGTGTCTTGCGCCAGCACCAGGCGGCTCAGTTGCACCTGCGGGCCGCTGGAGGCCAGCCACACGGGCGTGCCGTAGGGGATGCTCTGGCGGTCTACCGCGATGGAGCGGCCGGGCGTCAGGGGCACGCCCTGTGCGCCCTTGGGGCCAAAGCCTGCGTCCATGCCCACCAGAGGTTCTTCCTTGAAGAAGACGTAGCGGGGATTGGTCCACATCAGCTCGTTGGTGCGCTGCGGGTTGGCGGCCAACCAGGCGCGAATGCCAGGCCAGGTGGCGTCGCGGGTGTAGCCCTGGTCGAGCAGCCAGCGGCCAATGCTGCCGTAGGGCTGGTCGTTGGTGCCCGCGTAGGCCACCCGCAGCAAGGTGGTGGAGCCATCGGCCTCGGTGACGCGCACCCGGCCCGAGCCCTGGATGTGCAGCACCATGGATTCGACCGGGTCGCGCAACCAGGCGATGGCGCGGCCTTGCAAGGCGGCCTGGGCTTCGGGCAGGGTTTCGATCTGCTGGCGGGTGTACCAGGGCTTGCGGGCACCAAAGCCTGCGGGCAGGCGGTAGATGGGCACGGTGAAGCCGTTGCCGGGCTGGCGAGCGGCGTCCATCAGGGGTTCGTAATAGGCGGTGAGCAGGCCGTCGGGGTTGCCATCTGCGGCTTCTACGCGGTAGGGCTGCAGGCGCGCCACCATCCAGGCGCGCTGGTCTTCGCCGGTGGCGATGCTGAGCTGGCGCACCTCGCTGCACAGGGCGGTGAAGGGGGCCACGGGGCGCTCGCAGCTTTTGATCCAGGCGTTCCAGGCTTCGTGCAGGGCGTCGTCAGCAAAGCCGGGCAGTTCGGCCCAGCGCACCGGTGTCCAGCGGCTTTTGGGCTGGGCCAGGGGTGGGGGCAGCGGGCCGGTGTCGCCCGGCACGGCATAAGGCGCGGTGGGCTGGGGCGCAGGCATGCCCCCAGGGACCGAGGGGGATGGGGCGGGCGGGGTGGAGCAGGCGACGAGCGTTCCTACAATCAGCGCCGTTGCAACCAGGCGCAGGAGTGTCAATTTCATGGGGCTGATTTTGCTTGAAGCGCTGCTGGCGCTGGTGGTGTTGGTTGCAATTGTGTGGTGGACGATGTTTTCCGGCCGCAAGGGCGGGGAGCTGAACCTGCCGCCCCCCAAAGACGACCATGGCACGCCGCCTCCGCCCCCCTCCTCGCGCCCTTGACAGGCTGCGCGCAGGCAAGGCTCCGTCCTACATCCCCTTGGCCCGCAGGCTGATGGCGCGGGCCCTGGGCTGGCCTGACCATCGTCAGCATCCGGCAGCGGACTCACACTGAACGCGTACAGTTTTCGGGGGGCGCTGGCTCGGTTTTCAAGGAGCACACACATGCGCAAACACATTCTTCTGGGCGTCAGCGCCATCGTCGTTTTGGCCTCGGGCTGCGCCAGCATGGACGACACCCAGCGCCGCACCGCCACGGGCGCAGGCATTGGCGCGCTGGCCGGGGCGGTGATTGGATCGGCCACTGGCGGCAACGCAGGCACGGGCGCCGTGGTGGGCGCCGGGGTGGGGGCCTTGGGCACCTACATCTGGTCGCAAAACATGGAGCGCCAAAAGCGCGAGATGGAACAAGCCACCCAAGGCACCGGCATTGCCGTGACGCAAACGGCCGACAACCAGCTGATGCTGAACATCCCAAGCGATATTTCGTTTGCGGTGGGCCGCTCGGACATCCAGCCCAACTTTGCGCCGGTGCTGGACCAGTTTGCCGCAGGGCTGCGCAACAACCCGTACTCGGACGTGCGCATCGTGGGCCACACCGACAGCACAGGCAGCGATGCGGTGAACA
This Acidovorax sp. 106 DNA region includes the following protein-coding sequences:
- a CDS encoding murein transglycosylase A, translating into MVHHTIATNTTSASSASSKISPMKLTLLRLVATALIVGTLVACSTPPAPSPSVPGGMPAPQPTAPYAVPGDTGPLPPPLAQPKSRWTPVRWAELPGFADDALHEAWNAWIKSCERPVAPFTALCSEVRQLSIATGEDQRAWMVARLQPYRVEAADGNPDGLLTAYYEPLMDAARQPGNGFTVPIYRLPAGFGARKPWYTRQQIETLPEAQAALQGRAIAWLRDPVESMVLHIQGSGRVRVTEADGSTTLLRVAYAGTNDQPYGSIGRWLLDQGYTRDATWPGIRAWLAANPQRTNELMWTNPRYVFFKEEPLVGMDAGFGPKGAQGVPLTPGRSIAVDRQSIPYGTPVWLASSGPQVQLSRLVLAQDTGSAILGAVRADYFTGWGPEAGDIAGRLKQNLRLWVLWPR
- a CDS encoding OmpA family protein, coding for MRKHILLGVSAIVVLASGCASMDDTQRRTATGAGIGALAGAVIGSATGGNAGTGAVVGAGVGALGTYIWSQNMERQKREMEQATQGTGIAVTQTADNQLMLNIPSDISFAVGRSDIQPNFAPVLDQFAAGLRNNPYSDVRIVGHTDSTGSDAVNNPLSVDRAASTRSYLAARGVDGRRIAVDGVGERYPIASNDTIEGRSRNRRVEIFVGERPR